A genomic stretch from Nitrospirae bacterium YQR-1 includes:
- a CDS encoding DUF5618 family protein — translation MAHRATTHTQGEALRYLANAKELLSQSPIDDNFYTDIKPVREAFSTAYLALLEAIDEALIKRGLIKKKLPKSAEAYREVLRKELSVNNGKLMREFDYLYDTLHIAGYYRGLIHETDMVKAALKATEVFIKKVTG, via the coding sequence ATGGCACATAGAGCAACAACGCACACACAAGGAGAGGCTTTAAGGTATTTGGCCAATGCAAAGGAATTGCTGAGTCAATCGCCGATAGATGATAACTTTTATACAGACATTAAGCCTGTAAGAGAGGCGTTCAGCACGGCCTATTTAGCGCTACTGGAGGCCATAGATGAGGCTTTAATTAAGAGGGGGTTGATTAAAAAGAAGCTTCCTAAGTCAGCAGAGGCTTACAGGGAAGTTTTAAGAAAGGAGTTATCCGTAAACAACGGCAAGCTGATGAGGGAATTTGATTATCTCTACGACACACTTCACATAGCAGGGTACTATAGGGGCTTAATACACGAGACAGATATGGTCAAAGCAGCTTTAAAAGCTACTGAAGTGTTTATAAAGAAAGTAACCGGCTGA
- a CDS encoding helix-turn-helix domain-containing protein, producing the protein MEKLIPLSEVRKNLNISRSTLWKWIKEGRLMSVTLSERKVYIEETELNRFIRDSKKTLQSVKD; encoded by the coding sequence GTGGAAAAGCTTATACCGTTATCTGAGGTAAGAAAGAATTTGAATATCTCAAGGTCAACTCTTTGGAAATGGATCAAAGAGGGTAGGCTTATGTCCGTTACGTTATCAGAAAGAAAGGTGTATATTGAGGAAACGGAGCTTAACCGTTTTATAAGAGATAGCAAAAAAACACTACAATCTGTTAAGGACTGA
- a CDS encoding glycosyltransferase family 39 protein, producing the protein MLKKLLIIFVFMMVLFIHIFKLSEIPRGFFVDETSIGNNAYLIAKHGFDEYKIPYPLFFRAFGEYKNPLYIYVNAIVFKVHGFSEFYLRFTSFLFFSIFLLVFFFLIKRIFPDNKKILLYALISAGTLPWFFIISRIAFEAVSQLTVITLLLFFIYKTYEEDFLINSSNLFFAIVAGFFLGLSVYSYTSSRLIAFPMAVAVVFIYRRRRYLLRNISFVLSFLISLIPYAVFVKRNPDALTVRFKETTYLYDPGLSFFEKTLLFIKNYISFFSPEYLLTKGDVNLRLGIGNFGLMYVTVFALFIFWIYLALRKRHVFENKFVRLLAAFLVISPVAGALTFECPQSLRGLLIALFMLILSAYAFDELKHYKAVRFLSPSVFITLILQAAVFLYLYFYVYPPKTVEAFIGYGFKYAYKKGIDYNPKKLTLINDEFFTYVRFYKYVLEKEGGYFNPALADKTNGTCYLYYNKTEKADRALNEICSGTDYLDDGLPGSRFRVRCCR; encoded by the coding sequence AAACATGGCTTTGACGAATACAAAATACCATATCCTTTGTTTTTCAGAGCATTCGGTGAGTACAAAAATCCTCTGTATATATACGTTAATGCAATAGTGTTCAAAGTACATGGATTTTCTGAGTTTTACCTCAGATTTACCAGCTTCTTATTTTTTTCAATATTTTTATTGGTGTTTTTCTTTTTAATTAAGAGGATTTTCCCGGACAACAAAAAAATCCTGCTATATGCCCTCATAAGTGCCGGCACGCTTCCGTGGTTTTTTATCATTTCAAGAATAGCTTTTGAGGCTGTTTCACAGTTAACTGTTATTACGCTTTTATTGTTTTTTATATATAAAACCTATGAAGAGGATTTTCTCATCAACTCAAGTAATTTGTTCTTTGCAATTGTTGCAGGCTTTTTTTTGGGGCTTTCCGTATATTCTTACACGAGCTCAAGACTCATTGCATTTCCTATGGCTGTTGCAGTTGTTTTTATCTATAGACGCCGGCGATATCTTTTACGAAACATTTCCTTTGTTCTTTCGTTTCTAATATCGCTGATACCGTATGCTGTTTTTGTTAAAAGAAATCCTGACGCTCTTACAGTCAGATTTAAAGAAACCACTTACCTCTACGATCCGGGCTTATCTTTCTTTGAAAAAACACTGCTCTTTATTAAAAATTATATTTCATTTTTCAGCCCTGAATACCTGCTTACCAAAGGGGATGTTAATCTCAGGCTTGGAATCGGAAACTTTGGCCTGATGTATGTAACGGTATTTGCTCTTTTCATTTTTTGGATTTACCTTGCTCTCAGAAAAAGGCATGTTTTTGAAAACAAATTTGTCAGACTGTTAGCAGCCTTTCTTGTCATATCACCAGTTGCCGGTGCTTTGACCTTTGAATGCCCTCAGTCCTTAAGGGGTCTCCTTATTGCGCTCTTTATGTTGATACTGTCCGCTTATGCCTTTGATGAGTTGAAACACTATAAGGCTGTAAGATTTCTATCCCCTTCAGTGTTTATCACACTAATTCTTCAGGCTGCTGTTTTTCTTTACTTGTATTTTTATGTTTATCCGCCTAAAACTGTAGAGGCTTTCATAGGATATGGGTTTAAGTATGCTTACAAAAAGGGAATTGACTATAATCCTAAAAAACTGACTCTGATTAACGACGAGTTTTTTACATATGTGCGATTTTATAAATATGTACTGGAAAAAGAAGGTGGCTACTTTAACCCGGCATTAGCCGACAAAACCAATGGAACATGCTATTTGTACTATAACAAAACCGAAAAGGCCGACAGAGCTCTGAATGAGATATGCAGCGGCACGGATTATTTGGATGACGGTCTGCCAGGCTCACGATTCAGAGTCAGATGCTGCCGGTAG